From a single Brassica oleracea var. oleracea cultivar TO1000 chromosome C5, BOL, whole genome shotgun sequence genomic region:
- the LOC106292504 gene encoding uncharacterized protein LOC106292504: MGKVSLLLNFLISHAAKQESMENFDRNGASGSGFKMPLHYPKYTKDDYEKMEEWRLDLLLSDYGLIAFHDTSTLHEKRAIAIETFLWPNAY; encoded by the coding sequence ATGGGGAAAGTGAGCTTGCTTCTTAACTTTCTCATTAGCCATGCCGCCAAGCAAGAAAGCATGGAGAACTTTGACAGAAACGGAGCATCAGGCAGTGGGTTTAAGATGCCTTTGCATTACCCAAAATACACAAAGGATGATTACGAGAAGATGGAAGAGTGGAGACTTGATTTGCTTCTCTCAGACTACGGACTCATTGCTTTCCACGACACTAGTACTCTCCATGAGAAGCGAGCTATTGCGATCGAAACTTTTCTGTGGCCTAATGCGTACTAA
- the LOC106292495 gene encoding GDSL esterase/lipase At3g09930: protein MESLKLFISLFLVSFSSWLIGVESDHFHHNNMKRMRPNRLFVFGDSYADTGNIRKSLADSWKMPYGVSFPGKPSGRFSDGRIATDFLARYLGIKSPIPYTWKNYAGKERLLFGMNYAYGGTGVFKTFNNPLPNMTTQIDYFQKVLASGNIYTPSDLHTSLALVSNAGNDYGTFILQKRLMTEFPGFIKQVVDQTEVNLRRIHKLGVKKIAIASLQPLGCLPSKTTSSSFKHCNASDNALVKLHNILLRRAVAKLNNETKPSTFVILDLYKAFLTVLKNKRAKTGVTRFVNPLKPCCVGITSNDSCSNVDKKGEKKYTICKDPKTSFFWDVFHPTEEGWRSVYSVLRENLKAVLI, encoded by the exons ATGGAGTCTCTAAAGCTATTCATATCTCTCTTTCTCGTCTCATTCTCATCTTGGTTAATAG GTGTTGAATCGGACCATTTTCACCATAACAACATGAAGCGTATGAGACCAAATAGGTTGTTCGTGTTCGGAGATTCATATGCAGATACGGGAAACATAAGAAAGTCCCTAGCCGATTCCTGGAAAATGCCTTACGGCGTCAGTTTTCCTGGAAAACCCTCCGGTCGTTTCTCCGACGGCCGCATCGCCACCGATTTTCTCG CAAGATACTTGGGGATAAAGTCACCGATTCCGTACACGTGGAAGAATTACGCGGGAAAGGAACGGCTGTTGTTCGGAATGAATTATGCGTATGGAGGGACGGGAGTGTTCAAGACATTCAATAATCCATTGCCAAACATGACAACTCAGATTGATTATTTCCAGAAAGTCCTCGCCTCGGGCAACATCTACACTCCCTCCGACCTCCACACTTCCCTTGCCCTCGTCAGCAACGCCGGCAACGACTACGGCACTTTCATTCTCCAAAAACGCCTCATGACC GAGTTCCCGGGATTCATCAAGCAGGTTGTTGATCAAACTGAGGTAAACTTGAGACGCATCCACAAGCTGGGAGTGAAGAAGATAGCAATAGCTTCACTGCAGCCACTCGGATGTCTCCCTAGCAAAACCACCTCTAGTTCATTCAAACATTGCAACGCATCAGATAACGCATTAGTGAAACTTCACAATATTTTATTGCGTAGAGCCGTGGCGAAGCTCAACAATGAGACCAAACCTTCCACTTTCGTCATTCTTGATCTCTACAAGGCCTTCTTGACTGTCCTCAAGAACAAAAGAGCGAAAACTG GGGTTACGAGGTTTGTGAACCCATTGAAACCGTGTTGTGTCGGGATTACAAGCAATGACTCGTGCTCAAACGTGGACAAGAAGGGTGAGAAGAAGTATACAATTTGCAAAGATCCAAAGACTTCCTTCTTTTGGGATGTCTTTCATCCGACAGAAGAAGGGTGGAGATCCGTTTACTCGGTTTTACGCGAAAACCTCAAAGCCGTTTTGATTTAA